Proteins encoded together in one Lathyrus oleraceus cultivar Zhongwan6 chromosome 5, CAAS_Psat_ZW6_1.0, whole genome shotgun sequence window:
- the LOC127085523 gene encoding O-fucosyltransferase 20 gives MAKSKNNAKKLSYISVPSQIINSISSSSLQSLIDSPKKSSRTSIFTTKSSIWFLTLFLFGFLGMFTIGFKTDTPFPQKPCSTTHQKLSISNHHSKSKLGIASVLLKKERKSFRNDHKDEFFVSHVELGAKGSSGIEKKSEFWKKPNGLGYKPCLSFSSDYRRQSERVLKERRKYLMVVVSGGMNQQRNQIVDAVVIARILGASLIVPILQVNVIWGDESEFGDIFDLEHFKKVLANDVRVVSALPSTHLMTRPMEGRPPLHATPSWIRSRYLRRLNREGVLLLRGLDSRLSKDLPSDLQKLRCKVAFNALRFAEPIEKLGNKIAERMKSKGPYLALHLRLEKDVWVRTGCLPGLSPKYNEIVNNERIQRPELLTARSNMSYLQRKMAGFCPLNAREVTRLLKGLGAPKDAKIYWAGGKPLGGKEALLPLIQEFPNFYNKEDLALTGELQPFVKKASLMAAIDYIVSEKSDVFMPSHGGNMGHAIQGYRAFTGHKKFITPNKRHMLPYFLSSSLSEEEFNRIIKELHRNSLGQPVQRTNKRGRDVTKYPVPECMCNNHSHSQS, from the exons ATGGCGAAATCCAAGAACAATGCAAAGAAGTTATCATACATATCAGTTCCATCACAAATCATAAACTCCATTTCATCTTCTTCTCTTCAATCTCTCATTGATTCTCCAAAAAAATCTTCAAGAACTTCAATCTTCACCACAAAATCATCAATCTGGTTTCTTACTCTATTTCTTTTTGGATTCCTTGGTATGTTCACGATTGGTTTCAAAACTGACACCCCATTTCCTCAAAAACCATGTTCAACAACTCACCAAAAGCTCTCAATCTCAAATCATCATTCAAAATCCAAACTTGGTATTGCTAGTGTTCTCTTAAAGAAAGAGAGAAAAAGTTTTAGAAATGACCATAAAGATGAGTTTTTTGTTTCTCATGTTGAACTTGGAGCAAAAGGGTCTAGTGGAATTGAGAAAAAGAGTGAGTTTTGGAAGAAACCAAATGGTTTGGGATATAAACCATGTTTGAGTTTTAGCAGTGATTATAGGAGGCAAAGTGAAAGAGTTTTAAAGGAGAGAAGAAAGTATCTAATGGTTGTTGTTTCTGGAGGGATGAATCAGCAGAGGAATCAGATTGTTGATGCTGTTGTTATTGCTAGGATTCTTGGAGCTTCTTTGATTGTTCCTATTTTGCAAGTCAATGTTATTTGGGGTGATGAAAG TGAATTTGGTGATATATTTGATCTAGAACACTTCAAAAAAGTTCTAGCAAATGATGTGAGAGTGGTTTCAGCATTGCCATCAACACACCTGATGACAAGGCCAATGGAAGGAAGGCCTCCACTTCATGCCACTCCCAGTTGGATCCGTTCGAGATATCTCAGACGA CTCAATAGAGAAGGCGTTTTGCTTTTACGCGGCTTGGATTCAAGGCTTTCGAAGGATCTTCCTTCTGATCTTCAGAAGCTTAGATGCAAG GTTGCTTTTAATGCATTAAGGTTTGCGGAGCCGATTGAGAAACTCGGCAACAAGATTGCGGAGAGAATGAAAAGCAAAGGACCTTACCTTGCTCTACATTTAAGATTGGAGAAAGATGTATGGGTGAGAACTGGTTGTCTACCTGGTCTAAGTCCTAAGTATAATGAGATTGTAAACAATGAGAGGATACAAAGACCAGAGCTCTTGACTGCAAGATCAAACATGTCTTACCTTCAAAGAAAAATGGCTGGTTTTTGTCCTTTGAATGCTAGGGAAGTTACAAG GCTACTAAAAGGTCTAGGAGCTCCAAAAGATGCAAAAATTTATTGGGCTGGAGGGAAACCATTGGGTGGAAAAGAAGCATTGCTTCCATTAATCCAAGAGTTTCCTAATTTTTACAACAAGGAAGATCTTGCTCTGACAGGAGAATTACAACCTTTTGTAAAGAAAGCTTCTCTAATGGCTGCCATAGATTACATAGTCTCTGAAAAGAGTGATGTTTTCATGCCATCTCATGGAGGAAATATGGGCCATGCAATTCAG GGTTACAGGGCATTTACGGGACACAAGAAATTTATAACTCCAAACAAGAGACACATGCTTCCTTATTTTCTAAGTTCTTCACTCTCTGAAGAAGAGTTCAACAGGATAATCAAGGAACTGCACCGGAACTCGTTGGGGCAGCCAGTGCAGAGGACTAATAAGCGTGGAAGGGATGTTACCAAGTATCCTGTCCCTGAGTGCATGTGTAATAATCACTCACATTCTCAATCCTGA
- the LOC127085524 gene encoding S-adenosyl-L-methionine-dependent uroporphyrinogen III methyltransferase, chloroplastic, which translates to MALLHKFSSFTSPTSPLTPNRRFRQPNCTISSTSPFTEKHSSERYQRDQWVYQKTISCNHDTPFGDSTREDDIALQLPELKKLVQVLKKKRESEGKCSEGKCVPGDVFLVGTGPGDPELLTVKAVRVIKSADLLLYDRLVSNDVLDLVGPNAKLLYVGKTAGYHSRTQEEIHELLLSFAEAGATVVRLKGGDPLVFGRGGEEMDFLQQQGIHVKVIPGITAASGIAAELGIPLTHRGIANSVRFLTGHSRKGGSDPLFVSENAADPDSTLVVYMGLSTFPSLSQKLMHHGLSPHTPAVAIERGTTLQQRTVFAELKDLPEKIASTGLESPTLLIIGKVVELSPFWPIPTKQESSLMQA; encoded by the exons ATGGCTCTTCTTCACAAGTTTTCATCTTTCACCTCTCCAACTTCCCCTCTCACTCCAAATCGCCGTTTTCGCCAACCCAACTGCACAATTTCATCCACTTCACCCTTCACAGAAAAACACTCCTCAGAAAGATACCAAAGGGACCAATGGGTTTACCAGAAAACAATTTCGTGTAATCACGACACCCCTTTTGGTGATTCAACAAGAGAGGATGATATAGCTTTACAGCTCCCAGAGCTGAAGAAGCTTGTTCAGGTGTTGAAGAAAAAACGGGAAAGTGAAGGGAAATGCAGTGAAGGGAAGTGTGTTCCTGGTGATGTGTTTTTGGTTGGAACAGGACCTGGTGATCCTGAGTTGTTGACGGTTAAAGCTGTTAGAGTTATTAAGAGTGCTGATTTGTTGTTGTATGATAGGTTGGTTTCTAATGATGTTTTGGATTTGGTTGGTCCTAATGCGAAACTTCTGTATGTGGGAAAAACTGCTGGGTACCATAGTAGAACTCAG GAGGAAATACATGAGCTTCTTTTGAGTTTCGCAGAAGCTGGAGCCACTGTTGTGAGACTTAAAGGGGGTGATCCATTG GTGTTTGGGAGGGGTGGCGAGGAAATGGATTTTTTGCAACAGCAAGGTATCCATGTGAAAGTTATTCCAGGTATAACAGCAGCATCTGGAATTGCGGCGGAATTAGGGATTCCGTTAACTCACCGCGGTATTGCAAATAGCGTGAGATTCCTCACGGGGCATTCGAGGAAAGGAGGAAGCGATCCTTTATTTGTGTCGGAAAATGCTGCTGATCCCGATTCTACCTTGGTGGTTTATATGGGCTTGTCAACGTTCCCTTCCCTTTCGCAGAAACTAATGCATCATGGTTTGTCCCCTCACACCCCGGCTGTAGCCATTGAACGGGGGACCACACTTCAGCAGCGCACG GTGTTTGCAGAACTTAAAGACCTTCCTGAGAAAATTGCATCTACGGGATTAGAGTCACCGACACTGCTAATTATAGGAAAAGTTGTTGAGTTATCGCCATTTTGGCCTATTCCAACAAAACAAGAATCATCTTTAATGCAAGCATGA